The Chaetodon trifascialis isolate fChaTrf1 chromosome 16, fChaTrf1.hap1, whole genome shotgun sequence genome includes a region encoding these proteins:
- the fam222ba gene encoding protein FAM222B — MLACLPGPGDLPLQLLPHTQMNTGLQKWDTTQRMRSAPFPTPAELDAYAKKVANNPLTIKIFPNSVKVPQRNHVRRTVNGLDTSGQRYSPYPSSQASAKTGLLAIIKVPTVKGILKDFDGSRARLHPEVIMNPPTGPYQVASTSTLNHHPPLANLPRIQQSLPLQPQDPPQTLQMPLPQQQGHTQSLRHHPPMAQHPQGPPRLQTLSQHPALGHPQGPPTVMLQQQHLQQQPPPGLQGSRKLPDGDAPPNVTVSTSTIPLSMAAGLHQGRQADLSTIVHQINQFCQARAQGAGATSMCEGQIANPSPISRNLLISACSRVSMHSNPATPGFPPPNCILGPQEKATALVGAHPPSSVAAMNHLPSNHTDLKQQHHLQHLHPQQNQQQQQLQHNTQHQKMRSWNQHQLAHVPHIQNGGTHLCKQPSRDPTFHFKGMGYPAEVCVGQPYTLKPPVERPTPSPPVNNNGMPGPMAHYTNGHYFQSHIWNSSILPTPNSDSSGSQDIAMPFHGAGPGGCTTLDCGPPGAPHYRLGASSSTSSSSQTNLMQTADYLGGDFQTPYFRDQNLGLMGKMHRPPLSRVGPEVGDGRTALIQHPGYR; from the coding sequence GGGACACCACACAAAGGATGAGATCCGCTCCGTTTCCAACCCCTGCAGAATTGGATGCATATGCTAAGAAAGTTGCCAACAACCCCCTGACCATCAAGATCTTCCCCAACAGCGTCAAGGTCCCCCAGAGAAACCACGTGCGTCGCACAGTCAACGGGCTGGATACGTCAGGCCAGCGCTACAGCCCTTACCCTTCCTCTCAGGCCAGTGCTAAGACAGGCCTCCTCGCCATCATCAAGGTGCCCACAGTTAAAGGCATCCTCAAAGATTTTGATGGCAGCCGGGCTCGATTGCACCCTGAAGTCATCATGAACCCTCCCACTGGACCCTACCAAGTGGCTTCGACCAGCACTTTAAACCACCACCCACCTCTGGCCAACCTTCCCCGTATCCAGCAGAGCTTGCCCCTTCAACCACAGGACCCACCTCAGACTCTACAGATGCCCCTTCCTCAGCAGCAGGGTCACACCCAGAGCCTCAGACACCATCCCCCCATGGCCCAGCACCCTCAGGGCCCACCCAGACTCCAGACTCTGTCTCAGCACCCAGCCCTTGGCCACCCACAGGGGCCCCCTACCGTcatgcttcagcagcagcaccttcagcagcagccgCCACCTGGCCTGCAGGGGAGCAGAAAGCTGCCAGATGGCGACGCTCCGCCTAATGTTACCGTCTCTACCTCAACCATTCCACTCTCCATGGCTGCTGGGCTGCACCAGGGCCGCCAGGCCGACCTGAGCACCATTGTGCATCAGATCAACCAGTTCTGCCAAGCTCGGGCCCAAGGTGCAGGAGCCACCTCCATGTGCGAGGGCCAGATCGCCAACCCCAGCCCCATCAGTCGTAACCTGCTTATCAGCGCCTGCTCCAGGGTGTCCATGCACAGCAACCCCGCCACCCCTGGCTTTCCCCCACCCAACTGCATTCTTGGCCCTCAAGAGAAAGCCACCGCCCTGGTGGGAGCTCACCCACCATCAAGTGTGGCTGCTATGAACCACTTGCCTTCCAACCATACTGATCtcaagcagcagcaccacctgcaGCATCTGCATCCACAGCAaaatcagcagcaacaacagctacAACATAACACACAGCATCAGAAGATGCGCTCTTGGAATCAACACCAGTTGGCTCATGTACCCCACATTCAGAACGGTGGGACCCACCTCTGCAAGCAGCCTTCCAGGGACCCCACCTTCCATTTTAAGGGCATGGGCTACCCcgcagaggtgtgtgtgggtcagCCTTACACTCTTAAACCTCCTGTGGAGAGGCCCACCCCCTCTCCCCCTGTCAACAACAACGGCATGCCAGGTCCCATGGCCCACTACACTAATGGTCACTACTTCCAGTCCCACATTTGGAACAGCAGCATCCTACCCACACCCAACAGTGACAGCTCCGGGTCTCAGGACATAGCCATGCCATTCCACGGTGCGGGCCCAGGGGGGTGCACCACGCTAGACTGTGGGCCCCCTGGGGCCCCCCATTACAGGCTAGGAGcgagctcctccacctcctcctcctcccagacTAATCTGATGCAAACGGCAGATTACTTGGGTGGGGACTTCCAGACGCCCTATTTCCGTGATCAGAATCTAGGGTTGATGGGCAAGATGCACAGGCCTCCTCTGAGCAGGGTAGGTCCAGAGGTCGGGGATGGCAGAACCGCTCTCATCCAGCACCCAGGGTACAGATAA
- the trpv1 gene encoding transient receptor potential cation channel subfamily V member 1 — MKKSEMFGFSLESDDRTEEERSRQKAAKTEGLVSALGLGQTSPAAPMDTDYQEEMEETKPQLRFNLNFDKEIRGEGQHSSRRGSKTFHIDTLFEAVASGDVGKLSNLHQYLHQNMKKLSDSLYKSYGKTALMKALLHLKDGKNDTVELLMDISEKMGDIKEFVNSAYTNSYYKGQTALHIAIERRSLYYVKLLVSKEADVHTRACGRFFQPHDGPSFYFGELPLSLAACTNQPDIVDFLMENDYQRADAKLTDSQGNTVLHALVVVADNSTHNTEFITSMYDRILKTTARLQVKLKLEDIENNKGLTPLKMAAKTGKIGLFSHILKREFQESHTKHLSRKFTEWVYGPVTCSLYDLASVDSYKDNSVLEILVYGSDIPNRHEMLQTEPLNRLLESKWKMFGSHMFFFNFLVYILYLIIFTVVAYNKQDGKPPFTIQHTIVGYLYVSGQLLTALANCYFFFIGIIDMKRKRPKLQTLLIDGYYEILFFFQGLLFLVSAGLYLSGRQEYLGFLVLCLALSWVNLLYFSRGHIHMGIYSIMIQKMILSDILRFLFVYVVFLFGFSAAVVTLLIEPPVKNTTKSLERGRFWGHLPSDQECMKPTYRNISYTTLQLFKFTIGMGDMEFTEHYQYKEVFYVLLIAYIILTYILLLNMLIALMNRTVERTAMESTSIWTLQRAITILDMEKRLPCCMRMRLRCGVEKNLGTALGDDHRWCFRVEEVNWNKWNINLGKINEDPGCWDRVQQPASDTPPNRGRSWRGLFTESRRRGWQTYQSTEMNPLSGSPV; from the exons ATGAAGAAGTCAGAGATGTTTGGCTTCTCTCTGGAGTCAGACGAcaggacggaggaggagagatcaCGGCAGAAAGCTGCAAAGACGGAAGGACTGGTTTCTGCCCTGGGTTTGGGCCAGACGTCGCCCGCGGCTCCCATGGACACTGATTaccaggaggagatggaggaaaccAAGCCTCAGCTCAGATTCAATCTCAACTTTGACAA AGAGATCCGAGGTGAGgggcagcacagcagcaggagaggcagcAAGACATTTCACATCGACACGCTGTTTGAAGCAGTGGCCAGTGGGGACGTTGGAAAGCTGAGCAACCTGCATCAGTACCTGCACCAGAACATGAAGAAACTCTCCGACTCTTTGT ATAAGTCCTATGGTAAAACGGCCCTGATGAAGGCTCTGCTGCACCTCAAAGACGGCAAGAACGACACCGTGGAGCTGTTGATGGACATTTCAGAGAAGATGGGTGACATCAAAGAATTTGTGAATTCAGCCTACACCAACAGCTACTACAAAG GCCAGACGGCTCTGCATATCGCCATCGAGAGGAGGAGTCTTTACTACGTCAAGCTGCTGGTCAGCAAAGAAGCAGATGTTCACACCAGAGCCTGTGGAAGATTCTTCCAGCCCCATGACGGGCCCAGTTTCTACTTTG GTgagctgcctctgtctctggcaGCCTGCACCAACCAGCCCGACATAGTGGACTTCCTCATGGAGAACGACTACCAACGAGCCGACGCTAAGCTGACGGACAGTCAGGGCAACACTGTGCTGCACGccctggtggtggtggctgacAACTCCACGCATAACACAGAATTCATCACCAGCATGTACGACCGCATCCTCAAGACCACAGCCCGACTGCAGGTCAAGCTGAAGCTGGAGGACATCGAGAACAATAAGGGGCTGACGCCTCTCAAAATGGCTGCCAAGACTGGCAAGATCGGG CTTTTTTCACACATCCTGAAACGGGAATTCCAAGAGAGTCACACCAAACACTTGTCCCGTAAATTCACTGAGTGGGTTTACGGGCCCGTCACCTGCTCCCTGTACGACCTGGCCTCTGTGGACTCCTACAAGGACAACTCAGTGTTGGAGATACTGGTCTACGGCAGTGACATTCCT AACCGTCACGAGATGCTCCAGACGGAGCCTCTGAACCGGCTGCTGGAGTCCAAGTGGAAGATGTTTGGAAGtcatatgttttttttcaaCTTCCTGGTCTACATCCTGTACCTGATCATCTTCACCGTTGTAGCCTACAACAAGCAGGATGGAAAG CCACCGTTTACCATCCAACATACCATAGTGGGTTATCTGTATGTTTCAGGCCAGCTACTGACTGCGCTGGCAAACTGCTATTTCTTTTTCATAGGG ATTATAGACATGAAGAGGAAACGCCCGAAGCTGCAGACGCTGCTGATTGATGGATATTATGAGATTCTTTT tttTTTCCAGGGCCTCCTCTTCCTGGTCTCTGCTGGGCTGTATCTGAGTGGACGGCAGGAGTATCTGGGCTTCCTGGTGCTGTGTCTTGCTCTTAGCTGGGTCAACCTGCTCTACTTCTCCAGGGGCCACATACACATGGGCATCTACAGCATCATGATACAAAAG ATGATCCTTAGTGATATCCTGCGTTTCCTTTTTGTCTACGTCGTCTTCCTCTTCGGATTTTCAGCAG CGGTGGTCACCCTGCTCATAGAGCCTCCTGTGAAAAACACCACTAAAAGTCTGGAAAGGGGACGTTTCTGGGGGCATCTGCCATCTGACCAGGAGTGCATGAAACCCACATACAGAAACATCTCCTACACCACGCTGCAGCTCTTCAAGTTCACCATCGGCATGGGCGACATGGAATTCACAGAGCACTACCAGTACAAGGAGGTTTTCTATGTGCTCCTCATCGCCTACATCATTCTCACCTACATCCTGCTGCTCAACATGCTCATCGCCCTCATGAACCGCACCGTGGAGAGGACTGCCATGGAGAGCACCAGCATCTGGACGCTACAG AGGGCTATCACTATCCTGGACATGGAGAAAAGGCTCCCGTGCTGTATGAGGATGAGGCTTCGCTGTGGGGTGGAGAAAAACCTCGGCACCGCTCTTGGAGATGACCATCGCTGGTGTTTCAG AGTGGAGGAAGTCAACTGGAACAAATGGAACATCAACCTGGGCAAAATCAATGAGGATCCTGGGTGCTGGGATCGTGTCCAACAGCCTGCCTCAGACACCCCGCCCAACAGAG ggaggagctggagaggcttATTCACTGAGAGCAGGAGGCGCGGGTGGCAGACATATCAGTCCACGGAGATGAATCCTCTGAGCGGCTCACCGGTCTAA
- the shpk gene encoding sedoheptulokinase, which produces MSTYILGIDVGTTSVKAVLLETGTRSVAASHALTTTSDITDTSGIKAKEQHTGRIIDTLNRCIGLLPGDKLQHVSSIGLSGQMHGLLLWKGKGGCDWSTKGFFTAGDTSQLITWQDGRCSSPFLSSLPRPDSHLSVATGFGCATIFWYMKHRPEFLEDFTVAGTIQDYVVSMLCGLDGCVMTPQNAASWGFFNTSSNQWNTDILKGAGFPLHLLPQCLPSGGLAGQTCSDWHGIPAGTPVGAALGDFQCSVYSCMSARTDAVLNISTSAQLTFAMPADFKPPDSPQPASSISYFPYFEDSYLAVAASLNGGNVLATFVEMLTAWMKELGAELSDSCLYEKLIHCALHQETSDLRVSPTILGERHNPLCLGQVTNISPTNLSLGHLTRALCRGVLDNITSMMPVECLQQAGVSRIVASGSAIARNEVLRQEVEKVFPQPVVYGQNADSAVGVAMVLCDLH; this is translated from the exons ATGTCTACCTATATCCTGGGTATTGACGTGGGTACTACTTCGGTAAAAGCCGTTTTATTAGAAACTGGCACCAGATCGGTTGCTGCGAGTCACGCTTTGACAACAACGTCAGATATAACCGACACTAGCGGGATAAAG GCGAAAGAGCAGCACACCGGGCGGATCATAGACACTCTGAACCGGTGCATCGGCCTGCTGCCCggagacaaactgcagcatgtcaGCAGCATCGGGCTGTCCGGACAGATGCACGGGCTTTTATTGTGGAAAGGAAAGGGTG GTTGTGACTGGTCCACCAAAGGCTTCTTCACAGCCGGAGACACCAGTCAGCTGATCACCTGGCAGGATGGGCGGTGCAGCAGTCCCTTCCTGTCGTCTCTTCCAAGGCCAGACTCACATCTGAGTGTAGCCACGGGATTCGGCTGTGCAACTATCTTCTGGTACATGAAACACAG GCCCGAGTTCCTTGAGGACTTCACAGTTGCAGGCACCATCCAGGACTATGTGGTGTCCATGCTGTGTGGTTTGGATGGGTGTGTGATGACGCCTCAGAATGCAGCCAGCTGGGGCTTCTTCAACACTTCCTCCAACCAGTGGAATACAGACAT TCTGAAGGGTGCCGGCTTCCCTTTGCACCTGCTTCCTCAGTGTTTGCCATCTGGTGGCTTGGCGGGACAGACGTGCTCTGACTGGCATGGTATCCCTGCTGGTACTCCAGTAGGAGCTGCCTTGGGAGACTTCCAGTGCTCTGTCTACTCCTGCATGAGTGCACGGACAGATgcag TTCTTAACATAAGCACCTCGGCCCAGCTGACCTTCGCCATGCCAGCTGACTTCAAACCTCCAGATTCTCCTCAGCctgcctcctccatctcctACTTCCCCTATTTTGAAGACTCATACTTGGCGGTGGCGGCTTCTCTCAATGGAGGGAATGTATTGGCCACTTTTGTGGAGATGCTCACTGCGTGGATGAAAGAGCTTG GTGCAGAGCTGAGTGATTCGTGCTTATATGAGAAGCTGATTCATTGCGCCCTGCATCAGGAAACGAGCGACCTCAGGGTGAGTCCTACCATCCTGGGAGAGAGACACAACCCTCTTTGCCTGGGTCAGGTGACCAACATCTCCCCTACCAATCTCTCTCTGGGGCATTTGACCAGGGCACTGTGCCGCGGAGTCCTGGACAACATTACCTCCATGATGCCTGTGGAGTGTCTGCAGCAGGCGGGGGTCAGCAGGATTGTGGCCAGTGGGAGCGCCATTGCACGCAATGAGGTGCTCAGGCAGGAAGTGGAGAAGGTGTTTCCTCAGCCGGTGGTATACGGACAAAATGCAGACTCTGCCGTCGGCGTGGCCATGGTCCTCTGTGACCTGCACTGA